Sequence from the Pyrobaculum neutrophilum V24Sta genome:
TATCCGGCCGCCGTAGAGGGACTTCGCCCCCGGCTCTCTACCTCTTTCAAGAACCACAACCTTGAAGCCCGCCAGCGCGAGCCTGTATGCCGCCGCCAAACCTGCCGGACCAGCCCCCACCACAACCACGTCGAATTTCACGCCCCCCAACATCCGCTGGTTATTAAATTTCGACCTGTTCAATGTTTTTATCTTGATGACGGGGCTGAGTATATGCGGATAGTACTGAAGTACTTCTCAGCGCTTAGAGACATCACGGGCAAGGCCAGGGAGGAGCTCTCTATGGAAGACGGGGCGAGGCTGGCCCAAGTCATCGATTGGTTTTTCAACATGTACCCCAGGGCGGAGGTTTTCAGAGAAGAGCTGTTGGTATTGGTAAACGGAAGAGCCGTAGACGGCACATACGTCCTGCAAGACGGCGATGAGGTGGCGTTTATGCCGCCGGTAAGCGGAGGCGGCGGAGTTGTAAATAGCCCAGTGGACTTAAACAACGAAGTGAGGAAAATCATAGAGAAGACGGCCCCCTTGGGCGGCGGGGGCGTCGTTATCTTTGTGGGATATGTGAAGGGGAAGGTTGACGGGGCTGAGGTGAACACGCTGGAGTATGAGGCGTACGAGCCCTACGCCTCTCAGAAAATAAAGGAAATCGAGGAGTGGGCGAAAAACCAGAGGGGGGTTCTAGAGGCGAAGATATACCACCTCGTCGGCTCGCTTAAGCCAGGCGATAACACCGTCTACGTCTTCGTCTCGGCAGTAAACCGCGACACAGCCTTTAAAGTAGCGCGCGAGGCCCTGGAGAGAGTTAAACACGAGGTCCCCATATTTAAGCTGGAGCGCAGAAGCGATGGGGAATACTGGGTAGTGGGAGACGGCAGAAGGATCCCCCGCCAGCGTGGCTAAAGCCTTGGCAACATCCCTCGGGCCCAAGCGTGAAACAACCTACCGGGATATCTCACTATGGTGTCTGTGCCTAGTTTAACGACTGCGGTTAGAAGTCCTCGATCTTAAACGGCGATTCCTCGACGTCGACTACGCCCTCTATCTCTGAGACGTACTGGTTCTGCCTCACCTTGACCAGTATGTTTATGACGTACCCGCTTTTTGTCAAAATCGTGGTTTTGCCGCGGCCGAACTCCATATCCACTACCTGTTCGCCGGCTTCCTCAAGCTGTTTAGCCACCCTGTTGAGGAGGCTCCAGAGGAAGGTCACAGCTATGTGGAGGCCCCCAGCCCTCACCTCCATAGGCCTTATAAGCGCCTCTGAGAAGAAGCTACCTATCTCGCCGCTGATGTCCGGGCCAGTGGATTCGACAAGCATGTACACCCGTAGCTTGCTCAAGTTCTTCATCTTCTCTTCAACAACGCTTTTCACCAAACGTGGAGGCGCCTGCCTTTAAATAACTACGTACCCTTTAGAGCGACAGTGATAGCTTTTTATATACGTACCCCGTAGCGCTGTGTGAGCGAGTACCACCTGTACTACGAGACGGTGCCTACGGGCGTCGAAGGCCTTGACACGGTTCTAGGCGGCGGATTCATAAGAGGCAGGACCTACCTCATCTCGGGCGAGACCGGCACGGCGAAGACCTTAACTGCGTTGACGTTCCTCATACAGGGGGCGTTGAAATACGGGGAGCCCGGGATATATATATCGGTGGACGAGACCTACGAGCAGTTCGTGGAGGGCGCCAGGAGGTTCGGCTGGGATATAGAGGAGCTCAGAGCAAAGGGGCTTTTGGAGGTCCTCGTCCCTGAGATGGACATCGTTGAGCGCATCAGAGAGAAGGATCCGACGGCCATCGCCAAATCGCTAGTGGCCTCCATACGTGAGTACGTCGCCGCGCTCAACGCCCAGAGGCTTGTGATCGACCCGATTGCCCCCCTCGTGTCGCTTGATAAAGACGTGCAGGTGCTCAGGGAGTACATAAGGGTGTTGGTCATGAGCATAGAGCGTGAGATAGGCACCACCAACATAATTACAACGGAAATACCATCTGGCTCTGGCGCAATAAGCAGATACGGCGTGGAGGAGTTCTTAGCCACAGGCGTGTTCATAATGGGGATCGCCAAGGCTCGCGACGGCGCTTTCAAAAGAGTTATGTTTGTTAGAAAGATGCGCTGGAGCCCTGTCCATCCCGGCATATACGAGGTGGAGATAGTGCCGAAGGTCGGCATAGTGGTGAAGGGCCAGGTTAAGGAGCCGCTTGTGCCGGTGACCTACCTACCAACTCTGTAGGTCAGCTGGGTTCTCCTCTTCACTCATCGTCATATCCCGTCTTCATCATAATACCCCTGTCTTGCGTACTCTTGTATATTGGCATTTTAGCCTTAACAGTAGACGTGTACGTGTCGGAGATCCCCGTGGTGTTGATACGCCGCCGGGGGCTCGTAGTTAAGAAGAGCGTTATAGAGCGCGGCGGCTCCCCCGTTGGGGAGTACATCTACGTCAAAAGAGGGCTGTTCGAGGCCGAGGCCGAGTACGACCTCGAAGACGGCGTGTTGTACTACCTCCAGGTGTGTTGGCTTGGGACATGCGCCGTGTGGTACGACGGAGAGCCCGATAGGCCAGTCCCGCCGCATTTGGCAAGGAGGGCTCTGGCGTACTTCGGAGAATTGGCGAAGTTTTCGCATGCGGCTGTGGCGGCGATGAGGGTGTTAACCTCGTCGCTAGGCCACTCCTCACCTCTCAGCACCTCTGACCTCACTCATCGGCAACCTCAATGAAGCACAAAAGGCATATATACCTGCCGGTTTATATATCCCATGCGCGACATCACGGCAAACAAGTTGGTTGAGCAGATTATAAACCTGTTGAGGGAATACGGCGAGCTCAGCAGCGCCGATATAGCTAAGATGTTAGGCGTAAAGCGGCGCTCGGTCACTGCGGTTTTGGCCAAGATGAGGAGGGAGGGGCTTGTTGAGTACCTAGGCTACTGCTTCGGGGGGAGGCGTTGCGACACGAAGTGGAGACTAAGGATGAATTAGTTCCAGTCTACCCCTACCCACACTCTCTGTACATATAGGTAATATCTAAAACATAGGTCATACCCATGTGGGCACGTGCACTGTGGTCTGGCGTGGGGAGAAGTATAGGGTCGAGTGCTCCCCGTCCCACCTCCTAAGTGTGGCGACGAAGATAGCGGAAGCCGAGTGCATCCCCTACTTCGAGGTATACAGGTGGTTGTTGACCGCCCTAGATGGGCGGTACAGAACAACGGCAGACGTCGTAAATAGGCTTCTGACGGAAAAATGAGGGCTATCTGCGCTACGTCTCCAGGGTAAAGCTTTTTAAAGCTGTTGTTTTGCCGTAGCCGTATGTCGTCCACCATCTTCGGCGAGCAGCTTCCGAAGTACAGCCGCGTGGAATATGTAGGCGATGTCCCAATAGTGGAGGAGTGCCCCCGGGATGTAAAGACGATTAACGGCGAGCCTCCTCTCCTGTTTGGCAAATGGAGTTTTGAGAACGTCGTGGTGCGGGACCCGGGCCTGCGCAGATACATCTGTCTCAAGCCCGTGGTGTTGCCTCACACGGAGGGCCGCTACCAGAACTATAGGTTTGGAAAGGCGAGGATACCTATCGTGGAGCGGCTTATCAACCTCATGATGAGGCCCGGCAGAAACGCCGGCAAGAAGCACAAGGCCTATAACATAGTTAAAAGGGCTTTCGATATAGTATACTACAAAACTGGGCAGAACCCCATCCAAGTGTTCATAGACGCCATAGTCAACACTGCCCCTAGGGAGGAGATCACCAGGATCATCATGGGCGGTATCGCCTACTCCGTCTCCGTCGACGTATCGCCGCAGAGGAGGCTAGACCTCGCGCTTAGGTGGATCACAGAAGGCGCAAGGGCATGCTCCTTCAACAACCCGAAGCCAATAGAGGAGTGTCTCGCAGATGAGCTGGTGGCAGCTGCGGCGAACGACCCCAAGAGCTATGCGGTTAGAAAACGCGAAGAGCTAGAGCGTATTGCCGCCGCGTCGCGTTAACTGTTTTTAACCGCCTTCTACATAGGTTCATGGCGGAGCTGTTTTGGTTTGAGAAGTATCGTCCTCGTTCGTTTGATGAGGTGGTGGATTTGGAGGAGGTTAAGAGTCGGCTTAGGGAGTTTGTGAGGAGTGGTAATATGCCGCATCTCTTGTTTTACGGCCCTCCTGGGACTGGGAAGACCACCATGGCTCTTGTCTTGGCGAGGGAGCTCTACGGCGAGTACTGGCGTGAGAATACGCTGGAGCTCAACGCCTCAGACGAGAGAGGTATAAACGTGATACGGGAGAGGGTGAAGGAGTTCGCCCGCACAGCCCCAATCAAAGCCCCCTTCAAACTAGTCATACTAGACGAGGCAGACAACATGACAAGCGACGCCCAACAAGCCCTCAGAAGAATAATGGAAATATACGCACAAAACACAAGATTCATACTACTGGCAAACTACGTTTCACGTATCATAGACCCCATAATCTCTAGATGCGCCGTGTTCCGCTTCTCTCCCATGCCACGGAGTTTGATGGCGGAGAGGTTGAAATACATCGCCAAGAGGGAGGGTATAGAGGTTGGAGAAGACGCTCTGGACTTAATCTACGAGCTTTCCGAGGGCGATATGCGGAAGGCGATAAACCTGCTCCAGGTCGCCGCGGCGACGAACAAGGTCGTAGACGCAAACGCTGTTGCAGCCGCCGCTGCCGCGGTTAAGCCCTCCGACATCCTCGAGCTGTTTAACCTAGCGCTTGGGGGCGACTATCTGAAGGCCAGAGAAAAGCTAAGGGAGCTTATGTACATAAAGGGCGTGGCGGGCGTGGACTTCATAAGGGCTTTCCAGAGAGAGCTTATCCGTATGCCCCTCGACGACGATCTAAAGGCCGAGATAGCGGAGTTGCTTGCCGATGTTGACTACAGGCTGACTCAGGGGGCTGACGAGGAGATCCAGATGGCGTATCTACTTGCAAAACTCGGCTCCATAGGCAAGAGAGCCAAGCCTGGGGCTGCCCCGACCAAGAAGAGGTGATGGGGATCCCGTGGGTTGAAAAATACCGGCCAAAGGCCTTTTCGGAAATCGTAAACCAGGAGGAGGCCAAGACTCTCCTTGCGTCTTGGATCTGCGCGAGGTTTAGAGCTCCGAAGGAGTTCTGCGCCCGCTGGGCTAAGAAACGAGAAAAGGAGGTCGCTGAGGCAAAGGCCGTATTGCTGGCTGGGCCGCCGGGGATTGGCAAAACCACCGTTGTCCACGCACTTGCTAGAGAGATTAGGTATGAGCTCATTGAGCTTAACGCAAGCGATATAAGGACAGGGGAGAGGATAAAGCTGGTCGTGGGGAGGGGGCTTAAGGAGAGTTCTCTCTTCGGATACGAGGGCAAGCTTGTGCTATTTGACGAG
This genomic interval carries:
- a CDS encoding molybdenum cofactor biosynthesis protein codes for the protein MRIVLKYFSALRDITGKAREELSMEDGARLAQVIDWFFNMYPRAEVFREELLVLVNGRAVDGTYVLQDGDEVAFMPPVSGGGGVVNSPVDLNNEVRKIIEKTAPLGGGGVVIFVGYVKGKVDGAEVNTLEYEAYEPYASQKIKEIEEWAKNQRGVLEAKIYHLVGSLKPGDNTVYVFVSAVNRDTAFKVAREALERVKHEVPIFKLERRSDGEYWVVGDGRRIPRQRG
- a CDS encoding ATPase domain-containing protein, yielding MSEYHLYYETVPTGVEGLDTVLGGGFIRGRTYLISGETGTAKTLTALTFLIQGALKYGEPGIYISVDETYEQFVEGARRFGWDIEELRAKGLLEVLVPEMDIVERIREKDPTAIAKSLVASIREYVAALNAQRLVIDPIAPLVSLDKDVQVLREYIRVLVMSIEREIGTTNIITTEIPSGSGAISRYGVEEFLATGVFIMGIAKARDGAFKRVMFVRKMRWSPVHPGIYEVEIVPKVGIVVKGQVKEPLVPVTYLPTL
- a CDS encoding helix-turn-helix domain-containing protein, whose amino-acid sequence is MRDITANKLVEQIINLLREYGELSSADIAKMLGVKRRSVTAVLAKMRREGLVEYLGYCFGGRRCDTKWRLRMN
- a CDS encoding 30S ribosomal protein S7, which gives rise to MSSTIFGEQLPKYSRVEYVGDVPIVEECPRDVKTINGEPPLLFGKWSFENVVVRDPGLRRYICLKPVVLPHTEGRYQNYRFGKARIPIVERLINLMMRPGRNAGKKHKAYNIVKRAFDIVYYKTGQNPIQVFIDAIVNTAPREEITRIIMGGIAYSVSVDVSPQRRLDLALRWITEGARACSFNNPKPIEECLADELVAAAANDPKSYAVRKREELERIAAASR
- a CDS encoding replication factor C small subunit, whose protein sequence is MAELFWFEKYRPRSFDEVVDLEEVKSRLREFVRSGNMPHLLFYGPPGTGKTTMALVLARELYGEYWRENTLELNASDERGINVIRERVKEFARTAPIKAPFKLVILDEADNMTSDAQQALRRIMEIYAQNTRFILLANYVSRIIDPIISRCAVFRFSPMPRSLMAERLKYIAKREGIEVGEDALDLIYELSEGDMRKAINLLQVAAATNKVVDANAVAAAAAAVKPSDILELFNLALGGDYLKAREKLRELMYIKGVAGVDFIRAFQRELIRMPLDDDLKAEIAELLADVDYRLTQGADEEIQMAYLLAKLGSIGKRAKPGAAPTKKR